A DNA window from Paraclostridium bifermentans contains the following coding sequences:
- a CDS encoding ABC transporter permease — protein sequence MNDRVIKNLKINLKQNKLAILAIAIIVIFTIASVFAFLSPYDPNQIDPINRLLRPSLTHLFGTDDVGRDYFTRSLYGGRISLMVGFMAMIISTLVGTIIGAISGYFGGKIDDFIMRSIDILMCIPTFFLILVINSYLGASVKNLILIIGFLGWMSIARIVRGETLSVKEREYVLYAKASGQSSFKIITKHIIPSILPTIIVSATINIATAILLESSLSFLGVGVTQPNASWGSMLKDAQSYLMDAPYLAFFPGMFILLTVLSFNLIGDVLRNVFDPKANDR from the coding sequence ATGAATGATAGAGTAATTAAAAATTTAAAGATAAATTTAAAACAAAATAAGCTAGCAATACTAGCCATTGCAATTATTGTGATTTTTACAATCGCTTCAGTTTTTGCATTTTTATCACCTTATGACCCTAATCAGATAGATCCGATTAATAGGCTCTTAAGACCGAGCCTAACGCATTTATTTGGAACAGATGATGTAGGTAGAGACTATTTTACTAGATCCCTTTATGGTGGAAGAATATCACTTATGGTAGGGTTTATGGCAATGATAATATCTACATTGGTAGGAACTATTATAGGAGCTATAAGTGGATACTTTGGAGGTAAGATAGATGATTTTATAATGAGAAGTATAGATATTCTTATGTGTATTCCAACATTTTTCTTAATTTTGGTTATAAATTCTTATTTAGGTGCATCCGTTAAAAATTTAATTCTTATAATTGGATTTTTAGGATGGATGTCAATTGCTAGAATTGTAAGGGGAGAGACCCTATCGGTAAAAGAAAGAGAGTATGTATTATATGCAAAAGCGTCGGGACAAAGCTCTTTTAAAATAATAACTAAGCATATAATTCCAAGTATACTACCAACTATAATTGTTTCAGCTACTATAAATATAGCAACTGCAATACTATTAGAATCATCATTAAGTTTTTTAGGGGTTGGAGTAACTCAGCCAAATGCATCATGGGGAAGTATGTTGAAAGATGCTCAAAGTTATTTGATGGATGCGCCTTACTTAGCATTTTTCCCAGGTATGTTTATATTATTGACCGTACTTAGTTTTAATTTAATTGGAGATGTGTTAAGAAATGTATTTGATCCAAAAGCAAATGACAGGTAG
- a CDS encoding ABC transporter permease, with product MKEKIIKRLLNMIPMLFFITIISFILMHLAPGDPLQAYISPDMNVEDIERIRESLGLNDPIIVQYFKWLFNTIQGNLGYSMVNSKPVLNLILERLGPTILLSGSALVISIIISIPVGLISGYKKNSIIDKVLNVVSYIGISIPSFWFAMMLIYVFSIKLNIFPSVGMRTIGVDTTLDLINHLILPVTVLSFYNLSVYIRYIRSSTIEQLKQDYVTTQYAYGASTKDILFKHVLKNTLLPVITIFGMSLPSIFTGAFITETIFGWPGMGQLGVNAIFGYDYPVVMGITLFSSAMLIIGNLIADILYAMVDPRIKS from the coding sequence ATGAAAGAAAAAATTATAAAAAGACTTTTAAATATGATACCAATGTTGTTTTTTATAACTATAATATCATTTATATTAATGCACTTAGCACCAGGAGACCCACTACAGGCATACATATCCCCGGATATGAATGTAGAAGATATAGAGAGAATTAGAGAAAGTTTAGGACTTAACGATCCAATAATAGTTCAATATTTTAAATGGCTATTTAACACTATACAAGGAAATTTAGGATACTCAATGGTTAATAGTAAGCCTGTGCTAAATCTTATATTGGAAAGGTTAGGACCAACTATCTTACTTTCTGGAAGTGCATTGGTAATATCTATTATTATATCAATACCAGTAGGGCTTATATCAGGTTATAAGAAAAATTCAATAATAGATAAGGTGTTAAATGTAGTTTCATATATTGGGATTTCCATACCTAGTTTTTGGTTTGCGATGATGCTAATATATGTTTTTTCAATAAAATTAAATATATTCCCTAGTGTAGGGATGAGGACTATTGGAGTAGATACAACTTTAGATTTAATAAATCATTTAATATTGCCCGTTACGGTTTTAAGTTTTTACAATTTATCAGTGTATATAAGATACATTCGTTCAAGTACTATAGAACAATTAAAACAAGATTATGTTACTACTCAATATGCATATGGAGCTAGCACGAAAGATATACTTTTTAAACATGTACTAAAAAACACTTTATTGCCTGTGATAACTATATTTGGAATGTCACTTCCAAGTATTTTTACAGGGGCCTTTATAACAGAAACTATCTTTGGGTGGCCAGGAATGGGTCAACTAGGAGTAAATGCAATTTTTGGATATGACTACCCAGTAGTTATGGGAATAACTTTATTTTCATCGGCGATGCTGATAATCGGGAATTTGATAGCTGACATACTATATGCAATGGTAGATCCTAGAATTAAATCATAA
- a CDS encoding ABC transporter substrate-binding protein encodes MKIAKRLISLGLISTMLFTVGCSSKGSESKDSGKTNSASSGKSITLVAGGNPQTTNPLYANDRASMTLMNAIYSPLYVIEGEKKTFYLAEKVDISDDYLTYKVKLRDNLKWHDGKPITTDDIIYTYDAIMDKNQNSIRRADFLVNGEPVEFKKIDAQNFEVKLPSVLMSFEDTLSSLRPIPKHIFEGEKDIAKSEKNNSPIGSGPYKIKEVKSGESILLDKNTDYFLGDPNLDTVAYRIISDRNSAAMALQNGEVQANYVKPDQVETVSKNKNLDVKMFDEGMVDNLVLCEENKDLAKKEVRQAIAYAINKDQIMTSAYGSDKYAKKAYSLFAPNTLYYTDDVEKYDYNKDKAKELLKSAGAENLKLRLGYTNGDKTLESIALVIQNNLKEIGVTVDLVPLERSAFLGQLFTEDLSTRTFDMAINGYVMGNEPAAYASIFTNEESNNVQGYSNEEVNKLFKEASVETDSAKRGELYKEIQQKIVEDVSLYPIAYPKSMVAIDKQYTGIDEAKLVPIYMFQDLSKLNKK; translated from the coding sequence ATGAAAATTGCAAAACGATTAATATCGCTAGGACTGATCAGTACTATGTTGTTTACTGTAGGATGTTCATCTAAAGGTTCTGAAAGTAAAGACTCAGGGAAAACAAATAGTGCTTCAAGTGGTAAATCTATAACTTTAGTAGCTGGTGGAAATCCACAAACAACAAATCCATTATATGCTAACGATAGAGCATCAATGACGCTTATGAATGCTATTTATTCACCATTATATGTTATAGAAGGTGAAAAGAAAACGTTCTACTTAGCTGAAAAAGTTGATATATCAGATGACTACTTAACTTATAAAGTTAAATTAAGAGATAATTTAAAGTGGCATGATGGAAAGCCTATAACTACAGACGATATTATATATACATATGATGCTATTATGGATAAAAATCAAAATTCAATAAGAAGAGCAGATTTTTTAGTAAATGGAGAACCTGTTGAATTCAAAAAAATAGATGCTCAAAATTTTGAAGTTAAATTGCCATCAGTTTTAATGTCATTTGAAGATACACTAAGTTCTTTAAGACCTATACCAAAGCATATATTTGAAGGGGAAAAAGATATAGCTAAGAGTGAAAAAAACAATTCACCTATAGGTTCTGGGCCATATAAAATAAAAGAAGTAAAATCTGGAGAAAGTATATTACTAGATAAGAATACAGATTATTTCTTGGGAGATCCAAACTTAGATACCGTAGCATATAGAATAATTTCAGATAGAAACTCAGCTGCTATGGCACTTCAAAATGGAGAAGTTCAAGCAAATTATGTTAAACCAGACCAAGTTGAAACTGTATCAAAGAATAAAAATTTAGATGTAAAAATGTTTGATGAGGGAATGGTAGACAATTTAGTTTTATGTGAAGAAAACAAAGATTTAGCTAAAAAAGAAGTGAGACAAGCTATAGCTTATGCAATAAATAAAGATCAAATAATGACATCAGCTTATGGATCAGATAAATATGCTAAAAAAGCTTATTCATTATTTGCACCAAATACATTATATTACACAGATGATGTTGAAAAATATGACTATAACAAAGATAAAGCTAAAGAATTATTAAAATCTGCAGGAGCTGAAAACTTAAAATTAAGATTAGGATATACTAATGGAGATAAAACTTTAGAATCAATAGCATTAGTGATACAAAATAACTTAAAAGAAATAGGAGTAACAGTTGATTTAGTGCCTTTAGAAAGAAGTGCATTTTTAGGTCAATTATTTACAGAAGATTTATCTACTAGAACATTTGATATGGCTATAAATGGTTATGTTATGGGGAATGAACCAGCAGCATATGCATCTATATTTACAAACGAAGAGTCAAATAATGTACAAGGTTATTCAAATGAAGAAGTAAATAAACTATTTAAGGAAGCATCTGTAGAGACAGATAGTGCTAAAAGAGGAGAATTGTATAAAGAAATTCAACAAAAAATAGTTGAAGACGTTTCATTATACCCTATAGCATACCCTAAATCTATGGTTGCTATAGATAAACAATATACAGGAATAGATGAAGCTAAATTAGTTCCGATATATATGTTCCAAGATTTATCTAAATTAAATAAGAAGTAG